One part of the Bacteroidia bacterium genome encodes these proteins:
- a CDS encoding NAD(P)-dependent alcohol dehydrogenase: MKSVVVKQPGGLDKLAIIESNDPQPAAGEVLVRWHATSLNFHDYLVAIGGIPVPDGRIPMSDGAGEVVAIGEGVSKWKEGDKVMSLFFPNWIEGKASLAKTRSISGESFDGYITEMSCISQEAISRIPDTYSYAEAATLPCAALTAWRGLMEEGNLTAGESVLIEGSGGMSIFGMQLALAAGARVFATTSSEEKAERLKSLGAEAVVNYKEDSRWGKTLFKMTGGIDHVLDVGGGSTMVQSIEAAAIGGHVVSIGILGGGRKGEITFPKLFFKHIKVSGIAVGSRVMQERMVKAINQSGFKPIIDKSFSFDQLADAFRHQESGKHFGKIVLEY; encoded by the coding sequence ATGAAATCAGTTGTAGTAAAGCAGCCCGGTGGCCTGGATAAATTGGCCATCATTGAAAGTAATGATCCTCAACCCGCTGCAGGTGAAGTCCTGGTCCGCTGGCATGCGACCTCACTCAATTTTCATGATTACCTCGTAGCCATAGGAGGCATTCCCGTTCCTGATGGAAGAATTCCTATGTCTGATGGTGCAGGTGAAGTTGTAGCCATTGGAGAAGGGGTCAGTAAATGGAAGGAAGGCGATAAAGTAATGTCATTGTTCTTTCCCAACTGGATAGAAGGAAAAGCCAGCTTAGCCAAAACCCGATCTATATCAGGCGAAAGCTTTGATGGATATATCACTGAAATGTCCTGTATTTCCCAGGAAGCCATAAGCAGAATACCTGATACCTATAGCTATGCAGAAGCAGCGACCCTCCCCTGCGCAGCCCTGACTGCCTGGAGAGGATTGATGGAAGAAGGAAATTTGACGGCTGGAGAAAGCGTGCTTATCGAAGGAAGCGGAGGTATGTCTATTTTCGGCATGCAACTCGCACTTGCTGCTGGAGCCCGGGTTTTTGCTACGACTTCTTCAGAGGAAAAAGCAGAAAGGCTCAAGAGCTTGGGAGCCGAAGCGGTAGTTAATTACAAAGAAGATAGCCGTTGGGGTAAGACCCTTTTCAAAATGACTGGTGGAATTGATCATGTCCTGGATGTAGGCGGAGGAAGTACTATGGTTCAGTCAATAGAAGCTGCCGCTATAGGTGGACATGTTGTTTCTATTGGGATTCTTGGAGGAGGACGAAAAGGAGAAATCACCTTCCCCAAGCTATTCTTCAAACATATCAAAGTCTCAGGAATTGCAGTCGGAAGTAGAGTTATGCAGGAAAGAATGGTGAAAGCTATTAATCAGAGTGGATTTAAACCTATCATAGACAAAAGCTTTTCATTCGATCAATTGGCCGATGCCTTTCGCCATCAGGAGTCCGGGAAGCATTTCGGCAAGATTGTGTTGGAGTATTAA
- a CDS encoding efflux RND transporter periplasmic adaptor subunit, with protein sequence MKKILQISSLLYIALFLSSCAEEVKTKKKVLRPVLYQEVGFGDGGSKRTFNGTAQTDKVIGLSFRSGGIITLYNLKIGQKVRKGELLARLDNVQARLAYEQAVASLNIAESQEKTAKLSLNRIRSLYEKGSAALSDYESVKNSYQNAINSLESAKRSVGIQKEQINYGYIYAPQSGVIASVSSELGENVNPGQSVAILNAGSKITIQLGIPESVINSVKLGMKVGIDFPAISVKSFEGKVAELSPALDRSTSTYPVEVEVLNVSEEVKSGMAANVNFSFGAKEEKSLMIPAKSVGEDSKGRFVFLVNDGEASATVQKQHIKIGPLHSGGFEVLEGLEAGQKIAVAGLQTLLDGQEVKLSH encoded by the coding sequence ATGAAAAAAATATTGCAAATCAGCAGCCTACTATATATCGCACTTTTTCTTTCCTCCTGTGCAGAGGAAGTAAAGACTAAAAAGAAAGTTCTTCGTCCGGTTTTGTACCAGGAAGTAGGATTTGGAGATGGAGGTAGTAAACGTACCTTTAATGGAACAGCTCAGACTGATAAAGTAATCGGCTTGAGTTTTAGAAGCGGAGGAATCATCACCCTATACAATTTGAAAATCGGTCAGAAAGTTCGCAAAGGAGAATTACTGGCAAGGCTGGATAATGTTCAGGCCCGTTTGGCCTATGAGCAAGCGGTAGCCTCTTTAAATATCGCTGAGTCGCAGGAAAAAACTGCAAAATTGAGTTTGAACAGGATTCGCTCCTTGTATGAAAAGGGGAGTGCTGCTTTGAGTGATTATGAAAGTGTGAAAAACTCATATCAAAATGCCATCAATAGTTTGGAGTCTGCCAAGAGGAGTGTAGGCATTCAAAAAGAACAGATCAATTATGGCTATATATATGCCCCCCAATCGGGCGTGATCGCCAGTGTTTCTTCAGAACTGGGAGAGAATGTAAACCCGGGACAATCAGTAGCCATCCTGAATGCAGGGAGCAAGATTACCATCCAATTGGGGATTCCTGAAAGCGTAATCAATAGTGTAAAACTGGGGATGAAAGTAGGGATAGATTTTCCTGCAATTTCCGTAAAATCCTTTGAAGGAAAAGTAGCCGAACTTTCCCCTGCCTTAGACAGATCTACCTCAACATATCCTGTAGAAGTGGAGGTTCTGAATGTGAGTGAAGAGGTAAAATCAGGAATGGCAGCCAATGTCAATTTCTCTTTTGGTGCCAAGGAAGAAAAATCCCTGATGATTCCAGCAAAGTCAGTCGGAGAAGATAGTAAAGGTCGTTTTGTCTTTTTGGTGAATGATGGAGAAGCCTCAGCGACTGTCCAGAAGCAGCATATTAAAATTGGCCCCTTGCATAGCGGCGGATTTGAAGTCCTGGAAGGATTGGAAGCAGGGCAAAAAATTGCAGTAGCAGGATTACAAACCCTGCTTGATGGACAGGAAGTAAAATTATCCCATTAA
- a CDS encoding aminotransferase class III-fold pyridoxal phosphate-dependent enzyme has product MSISTANLVNELIKENKDHSFFSWAIQGIHNPTLIDHAKGVYLYAKEGKRYLDFSSQLMNVNIGHGREEVTQAVIDQMNKFSYLAPSFATDARGKLAKKLAEISPGNLTKTFFTLGGAEAIENAIKLARVYSGKHKIITQYRSYHGSTMGAISAGGDPRKHLVDQQQLNNIVRVENPYAYRCPWGTDSAEACGERAIANLRQVIQYEGPQNIAGILMEGESGTSGCIKYPPFYLKKVKALCEEFDLLFIADEVMSGFCRTGNWFGVNNHEVEPDILVFAKGVTAGYIPLGGLIASKEIANYFDDKFLPLGLTYSAHTVSCAAALAVIDIYEKENLNERAREMGAYIDQKVEALAAKHNSIGDWRNTGMLGCIELVKNRDTKEPMSPWNAPLSEAMQKVKAKIHELGMFTFAKWNFIFVAPPLTITKEEIDEGMEIISLAIAEADAYCV; this is encoded by the coding sequence ATGTCTATTTCTACTGCTAATCTTGTCAATGAACTCATCAAGGAAAACAAAGATCACAGTTTTTTTTCCTGGGCGATTCAAGGAATACATAATCCTACCTTGATTGATCATGCCAAAGGAGTTTATCTCTATGCTAAGGAGGGGAAACGATACCTTGATTTCTCATCTCAATTGATGAATGTAAATATTGGGCATGGTAGGGAAGAAGTGACGCAGGCGGTTATCGATCAGATGAATAAGTTTAGTTATTTGGCTCCCAGTTTTGCGACCGATGCAAGAGGAAAACTGGCCAAAAAACTGGCAGAGATCAGTCCGGGAAATTTGACGAAAACATTCTTTACTCTAGGAGGAGCTGAAGCGATAGAGAATGCGATCAAATTGGCAAGGGTCTATTCGGGAAAGCATAAGATCATTACCCAATACAGGTCTTATCATGGTTCGACCATGGGAGCTATTTCAGCAGGAGGAGACCCTCGCAAACATCTGGTCGATCAACAGCAATTGAATAATATAGTAAGGGTAGAAAATCCTTATGCGTATCGTTGTCCCTGGGGAACTGATTCAGCAGAAGCATGTGGCGAAAGAGCGATAGCTAACCTCAGACAGGTCATACAATACGAAGGCCCTCAGAATATAGCAGGCATTCTTATGGAAGGAGAGTCCGGGACTTCGGGTTGTATAAAATATCCTCCTTTTTATTTGAAGAAAGTAAAGGCTCTCTGTGAGGAATTCGACCTTCTTTTTATTGCAGACGAAGTGATGAGTGGCTTTTGCAGAACGGGAAATTGGTTTGGGGTAAATAACCATGAAGTGGAACCGGATATTCTGGTTTTTGCCAAAGGAGTTACAGCCGGTTATATTCCCTTGGGAGGCCTAATCGCCAGTAAAGAAATTGCGAACTACTTTGATGATAAATTCCTTCCTCTTGGATTGACCTATTCTGCGCATACGGTTTCCTGCGCAGCTGCTTTGGCTGTAATAGATATTTATGAAAAGGAGAATTTGAATGAAAGAGCTCGGGAGATGGGTGCTTATATCGATCAGAAAGTTGAAGCTTTAGCAGCTAAACACAATTCTATAGGAGACTGGCGAAATACAGGCATGTTGGGTTGTATAGAATTGGTGAAAAATCGGGATACGAAAGAGCCTATGAGTCCCTGGAATGCTCCTTTAAGTGAAGCCATGCAAAAAGTCAAAGCCAAAATCCATGAACTGGGTATGTTCACCTTTGCCAAATGGAATTTCATCTTTGTAGCTCCTCCATTGACCATCACAAAGGAAGAAATAGATGAGGGTATGGAGATTATTAGTCTGGCTATTGCTGAGGCGGATGCTTACTGTGTGTAG
- a CDS encoding TetR/AcrR family transcriptional regulator encodes MSEIQLDSTEQKIKETARVLFLEKGLRGTTIREVAEKAGVNVALVNYYFRTKNKLFIAIFKEKFLTFNEAGYHILTNEAKPFLERIEEFIDHYIEVTLAQPNLPIFVLSELHFNDELKEVLANIKTETKGKYLGVLQKNIDQEVAAGNIRPVNFMNLEISMMSMMTFPFLTRKMITRIEGFSEEAFRAFVLNWKEHIKTMIFTFLKPETP; translated from the coding sequence ATGAGTGAAATACAGCTTGACAGTACAGAGCAAAAGATAAAGGAAACGGCAAGAGTTCTTTTTCTGGAAAAGGGGCTGAGGGGAACTACCATACGAGAAGTGGCAGAAAAAGCAGGGGTAAATGTGGCTTTAGTTAACTATTACTTTCGAACAAAGAATAAGCTCTTTATTGCCATTTTCAAGGAGAAGTTTTTAACCTTTAATGAAGCGGGTTATCACATTTTAACCAATGAAGCGAAACCTTTTCTGGAAAGGATAGAAGAGTTTATTGATCATTACATTGAAGTAACACTAGCTCAACCCAATCTGCCAATTTTTGTCTTGAGTGAGCTGCATTTCAATGATGAATTGAAGGAGGTTCTTGCCAATATTAAAACGGAGACTAAGGGGAAATATCTGGGGGTTTTGCAAAAAAATATTGATCAGGAAGTCGCAGCTGGAAATATCAGGCCTGTCAATTTTATGAATTTGGAGATAAGCATGATGTCAATGATGACCTTTCCTTTTCTGACCCGAAAGATGATTACGCGGATAGAGGGATTTTCTGAAGAAGCCTTTCGAGCATTTGTGCTCAACTGGAAAGAGCATATCAAGACCATGATCTTTACTTTTTTAAAACCTGAAACACCTTAA
- a CDS encoding crotonase/enoyl-CoA hydratase family protein codes for MEQRVTIEKQGHISIVKLSRPDKMNALDKAMFEGIIEAAEKVEQDSSCRVVVITGEGRAFCAGLDLASLSAGNGQNPGNATLATRTHGIANMWQQAVWAWRELSVPVIAAVHGVAFGGGLQIMLGADIKYITADTKLSVMETKWGIIPDMAGTQLMRHSVRDDIIRELTYTHRIFSGEQAVEYGFATHLSENPLADALTLAKEIASKSPSAIVTAKKVLNQAPYLNVEEGLMLESVEQDKIIMKKNQMEAVFASMQKREGNFEDHR; via the coding sequence ATGGAACAGCGAGTAACGATAGAAAAACAAGGACATATATCCATAGTAAAACTCAGTCGTCCGGACAAAATGAATGCCCTGGACAAAGCCATGTTTGAGGGGATCATTGAAGCTGCTGAAAAAGTAGAACAAGATAGTTCTTGCAGGGTGGTAGTAATTACAGGTGAAGGAAGAGCTTTTTGTGCTGGTCTTGATTTGGCAAGTTTGAGCGCTGGCAATGGACAAAACCCGGGAAATGCGACTTTAGCGACCCGGACTCATGGCATCGCCAATATGTGGCAACAGGCAGTCTGGGCCTGGCGTGAATTATCTGTGCCTGTCATCGCTGCAGTTCATGGAGTTGCATTTGGAGGAGGCTTACAAATCATGCTGGGAGCCGACATCAAATACATTACAGCGGATACCAAATTGAGTGTAATGGAAACCAAATGGGGCATCATTCCGGATATGGCAGGAACGCAACTGATGCGTCATAGCGTGCGGGATGATATCATTCGTGAATTAACCTATACACATCGTATTTTTTCTGGTGAGCAGGCTGTCGAATATGGTTTTGCGACCCACCTTTCAGAAAATCCATTGGCGGATGCCTTGACCCTGGCAAAAGAGATCGCATCAAAAAGCCCCAGCGCAATCGTAACTGCAAAAAAGGTCCTCAATCAAGCTCCTTATTTGAATGTAGAAGAAGGGCTGATGTTGGAGTCTGTAGAACAGGATAAAATCATCATGAAAAAGAATCAAATGGAAGCCGTCTTTGCCTCCATGCAAAAACGCGAAGGAAATTTCGAAGACCATAGATAA
- a CDS encoding TolC family protein: MRIKSIRDKSKEYQKPVFLLLLCLCLFYPAVQAQDRPDYQIGILLEERSAEIEALLPQLQKEIIAVVGEDADVSFPEKWILSNNNDLDQAGKNLEILNGGPNMILAFGAINSVVVTRQQSFPKPTLLFGAVPADFISIEERRETSGINNFVYLVTSHSLREDLDSFRDLYDFKDLGIAVNRTITENLEVENYLQNIFSDSSQGYTLIPFYEVSDIIAELDEIDALYIEGGDFFSSEELELLVGELNLKKIPSMTATAQQDVEAGILATKQSRSNVEQLFRRIALSVEAVINGTNPSELPLYFEPREELTINFNTAETLGIPIRYSQIARTNLVGDLDKLGAEKKYDLKMLMEEVLLSNLGLKVSQLGVDLVDQDVRLAKSNYLPNVEVSASGTNVDPALAEVSNGQNPEFSTAANATLSQIIYAPGASANIKIQKELLEAEKENLNTDKLNIIFDASTLYFNTLLVKANLQITKSNMDLTEENLKLAQQRFESGQTGKSDVLRFQSQLAQNTQQFVEGYNQLQQAYFTINQVLNQPIRRRIDVLDASLDDGIYSEYNYDRIKDILDDPNLIEPFISFLINEAKKNSPELKSLNYNLQANNHNIWLNKQGRFLPTVALQGQVQRNISRSGAGSEFPPGFGAIPNSYYTLGVNVSIPIFQQNQRNINRQSAIIQREQLLANQDNLALNIDQSVSSAVLQVINQIANLELSKVSESTAKESLELTQEAYRQGGVTWVQLIDAQNNFFQAQLANATAVYNFLSSSLNLERNIGYFFILNSSEKNEDFRQRFRAYFENDY; this comes from the coding sequence ATGCGAATAAAAAGCATAAGAGACAAAAGCAAGGAGTACCAGAAGCCCGTCTTCCTCTTACTTCTTTGTTTATGCCTCTTTTATCCAGCCGTCCAGGCACAGGATAGACCCGACTATCAAATTGGTATTCTTTTAGAAGAACGGAGTGCAGAAATTGAAGCCCTCCTTCCTCAACTGCAAAAAGAGATTATTGCAGTTGTTGGAGAAGATGCCGATGTCAGTTTTCCAGAAAAATGGATCCTTTCCAATAATAATGATCTGGATCAGGCTGGCAAAAATCTGGAAATCCTAAATGGAGGACCAAATATGATCCTCGCTTTCGGAGCCATAAACAGTGTGGTTGTGACTCGACAGCAAAGTTTTCCCAAACCTACCTTACTTTTCGGAGCAGTACCCGCAGATTTTATTAGCATCGAGGAAAGAAGAGAAACTTCCGGAATCAACAATTTCGTCTATTTGGTTACCAGCCATTCTTTGAGAGAAGACCTGGATTCATTTAGGGATCTCTATGATTTCAAGGATTTAGGAATCGCTGTCAATCGAACCATCACGGAAAACCTGGAGGTGGAAAATTACCTGCAAAACATTTTCTCAGATTCTAGCCAGGGGTATACATTGATCCCTTTTTATGAGGTGAGTGATATCATTGCCGAGTTGGATGAGATCGATGCGCTCTATATTGAAGGGGGAGATTTCTTTAGTTCGGAGGAATTAGAATTGCTGGTTGGAGAATTGAATCTCAAAAAGATTCCCTCTATGACAGCAACTGCCCAACAAGATGTCGAGGCGGGTATTCTGGCAACGAAACAGAGTCGTTCAAACGTAGAGCAGCTTTTTCGAAGAATAGCCCTGAGTGTTGAAGCCGTGATAAATGGGACCAATCCTTCAGAATTGCCTCTGTATTTTGAACCACGAGAAGAACTCACGATTAATTTCAATACAGCCGAGACCTTAGGAATACCGATTCGCTACAGTCAAATCGCGCGGACCAATTTAGTCGGCGATTTGGATAAGCTGGGTGCGGAGAAGAAGTATGACCTGAAAATGTTGATGGAGGAAGTTCTGCTTTCCAATTTGGGTCTGAAGGTTAGTCAATTAGGGGTGGATTTAGTGGATCAGGATGTGCGCCTGGCTAAAAGCAATTATTTGCCAAATGTAGAAGTATCAGCTTCGGGAACCAATGTGGATCCTGCTTTAGCAGAGGTTTCCAATGGACAAAATCCTGAATTCTCTACTGCAGCCAATGCAACCCTTAGTCAGATAATTTATGCTCCGGGTGCAAGTGCAAATATCAAAATTCAGAAAGAATTGCTGGAAGCGGAAAAAGAAAACCTGAATACGGACAAGTTGAATATTATTTTCGATGCATCTACGCTGTATTTCAATACCCTTCTGGTCAAGGCAAATCTTCAGATCACCAAAAGCAATATGGATCTGACAGAAGAGAACCTGAAGTTAGCCCAACAAAGATTTGAATCCGGCCAAACCGGTAAATCAGATGTTTTGCGTTTTCAAAGTCAACTTGCTCAGAATACCCAGCAGTTTGTGGAAGGGTATAACCAGCTTCAGCAAGCCTATTTCACCATCAATCAAGTACTTAATCAACCTATCAGGAGGAGAATAGATGTATTGGATGCGAGTCTGGATGATGGCATTTACTCAGAATATAATTATGACAGAATAAAGGATATCCTGGATGATCCGAATTTGATTGAGCCATTTATCTCATTTTTGATAAATGAAGCCAAGAAAAATTCTCCAGAATTGAAATCTCTGAATTACAATCTCCAGGCAAACAATCACAATATCTGGTTGAATAAGCAGGGACGATTTCTGCCCACCGTGGCCTTGCAGGGGCAAGTACAGAGAAATATATCGAGAAGCGGAGCCGGTAGCGAATTCCCTCCTGGATTTGGAGCGATTCCCAATTCCTATTATACACTCGGCGTAAATGTATCGATTCCAATCTTTCAGCAAAATCAGCGAAATATCAATCGGCAGTCAGCCATTATCCAAAGAGAACAGCTCCTGGCGAATCAGGATAATCTGGCTTTGAATATCGATCAAAGTGTAAGTAGTGCTGTCTTGCAGGTGATCAATCAAATTGCCAATCTGGAACTTTCGAAAGTCTCTGAATCCACGGCCAAGGAAAGTCTTGAGCTTACCCAGGAGGCATATCGTCAAGGAGGGGTGACCTGGGTACAATTGATCGATGCTCAGAACAACTTTTTCCAGGCACAGCTTGCAAATGCTACTGCCGTTTACAATTTCTTAAGCAGCTCCTTAAATCTGGAGCGTAATATAGGGTATTTCTTTATCCTGAATTCATCGGAAAAGAACGAAGATTTCCGTCAAAGATTCCGCGCTTATTTCGAAAATGACTATTAA
- the araA gene encoding L-arabinose isomerase: MNDMGKYEVWFLCGSQHLYGEETLIQVKKHAEVISQELNASENISVRIVFKQVLTAPDEIYRSILQANAAENCIGIIAWMHTFSPAKMWIRGLRALQKPLLHLHTQFNQEIPWSDIDMDFMNLNQSAHGGREFGFICSRMGIKRKVLSAHWKDSNLHKKLDKWCRVASAWEDSQNLKIARLGDNMREVAVTEGNKVSAQIQFGYAVNGYGLGDLKDFLDTVKDQEINELLEEYETSYELTPGIQKGGAQRASLMEAARIELGLKNFLEAGGFKAFTDTFENLHGLAQLPGLAVQRLMAQGYGFGAEGDWKTAALVRAMKVMGTGLAGGNSFMEDYTYHFHPKQDLVLGAHMLEICPSIASGKPSCEIHPLGIGGKEDPLRLVFNAKAGKALNASMIDLGHRFRLLINEVEAIEIKEDMPKLPVARALWKPLPNLETAATAWILSGGAHHTCYSESLDAEYLQDFAEIAGIESILINQDSRLEAIKKELRWNEENFS; encoded by the coding sequence ATGAACGACATGGGAAAATATGAAGTCTGGTTTCTGTGTGGAAGCCAGCATTTATACGGAGAAGAAACCCTTATTCAGGTAAAAAAGCATGCGGAAGTCATAAGCCAGGAGCTTAATGCTTCTGAAAACATCTCTGTTCGTATTGTCTTCAAGCAAGTACTGACAGCTCCTGATGAAATATACCGCAGCATCCTTCAAGCCAATGCGGCTGAGAATTGCATTGGAATTATTGCCTGGATGCATACCTTTTCCCCTGCAAAAATGTGGATCAGAGGATTGCGGGCACTCCAAAAACCTTTGCTTCATCTTCACACTCAATTCAATCAGGAAATCCCCTGGTCAGACATAGACATGGATTTCATGAATCTCAATCAATCTGCACATGGTGGGAGAGAGTTCGGCTTTATTTGTAGCAGAATGGGGATTAAAAGAAAGGTTCTGAGTGCTCATTGGAAAGATAGTAATCTTCACAAAAAGCTGGATAAATGGTGTCGAGTCGCTAGTGCATGGGAAGACTCACAAAATCTCAAAATAGCTCGACTTGGAGATAATATGCGGGAGGTTGCTGTAACCGAAGGGAATAAAGTCAGCGCTCAGATTCAGTTTGGATATGCTGTAAATGGCTATGGACTGGGAGATCTTAAGGATTTCTTAGATACAGTAAAGGACCAAGAGATCAATGAGCTTTTAGAAGAATATGAAACTTCCTATGAGCTGACTCCCGGAATTCAGAAAGGAGGAGCTCAAAGAGCGTCTCTGATGGAGGCTGCGCGCATAGAATTGGGCTTGAAAAATTTTCTGGAAGCGGGCGGCTTTAAAGCCTTTACAGATACCTTTGAAAATCTTCATGGTCTGGCACAATTACCGGGTTTGGCAGTACAAAGACTCATGGCCCAAGGTTATGGATTTGGAGCGGAAGGAGATTGGAAAACTGCTGCATTGGTTCGTGCGATGAAAGTTATGGGAACCGGACTAGCGGGAGGAAATTCCTTCATGGAAGATTACACCTACCATTTTCACCCAAAGCAGGATTTGGTATTGGGAGCACATATGCTGGAGATTTGTCCTTCAATAGCTAGTGGCAAGCCTTCCTGCGAAATTCATCCTTTGGGAATCGGGGGAAAGGAAGATCCTCTGAGATTGGTTTTCAACGCTAAAGCTGGCAAAGCATTAAATGCTTCCATGATCGACCTGGGTCACCGATTTCGTCTGCTAATAAATGAAGTCGAAGCCATAGAAATCAAAGAAGACATGCCCAAACTTCCGGTAGCCAGAGCTCTTTGGAAACCTCTCCCAAATCTTGAGACGGCTGCTACTGCCTGGATACTTTCCGGAGGAGCGCATCATACCTGCTACTCTGAATCACTAGATGCAGAATACCTTCAGGATTTTGCCGAAATAGCAGGTATTGAATCTATCCTGATCAATCAGGATAGCAGACTGGAAGCTATCAAAAAGGAATTGCGCTGGAATGAGGAAAACTTTAGCTAG
- the pcaF gene encoding 3-oxoadipyl-CoA thiolase, protein MKEAYIIDGLRTAFGKFRGSLSSIRTDDLLAHVIKALVERNGNIPADAYDDVIMGCANQAGEDNRNVARMALLLAGLPWSVPGETINRLCSSGMSSIVHANRAIKAGDADLMISGGIEHMTRAPLAMSKSGKAFGGDMKVYDSSFGWRFINPKMAKLYGTEAMGNTAENLAEMFNINREDQDKFAMWSQQKASHAQKSGRLAKEIVALDIPRRKQDPLLFDQDEFIRHDTSMEALGKLRTVFKENGTVTAGNASGLNDGAAAVIVASEDAVKKYKLKPLARIVSSAVVGVEPRIMGIGPVKASKKALKKAGLSLDDIGLIELNEAFSAQSLACTRELGLADDDERVNPNGGAIAIGHPLGVSGTRITHSLALELHEKDVQYGLATMCIGVGQGYAIILEKV, encoded by the coding sequence ATGAAAGAAGCATATATAATAGATGGATTGCGGACAGCTTTTGGGAAATTCAGAGGCAGTCTATCCAGCATACGAACAGATGATTTACTGGCCCATGTTATTAAAGCATTGGTTGAAAGAAATGGAAACATTCCAGCAGATGCCTATGATGACGTCATCATGGGTTGTGCCAATCAGGCGGGAGAAGACAATAGAAATGTAGCTCGCATGGCGCTTTTGTTAGCAGGATTGCCCTGGTCAGTTCCCGGAGAGACCATCAATCGCCTTTGTTCATCGGGTATGTCTTCTATTGTTCATGCAAATCGCGCGATCAAGGCTGGTGATGCAGACCTCATGATTAGTGGCGGAATCGAACATATGACTCGGGCTCCTTTAGCTATGTCCAAATCCGGCAAAGCCTTTGGAGGAGACATGAAAGTCTATGATAGCAGTTTCGGATGGCGCTTTATCAATCCGAAAATGGCAAAGCTTTATGGAACAGAAGCCATGGGAAATACGGCGGAGAATCTCGCAGAGATGTTTAATATAAATCGGGAAGATCAGGATAAATTTGCCATGTGGTCCCAACAGAAAGCTTCGCATGCTCAAAAAAGTGGAAGACTGGCCAAAGAAATTGTGGCCCTGGATATCCCAAGAAGGAAGCAAGATCCTTTGCTTTTTGATCAGGATGAATTCATACGCCACGATACCTCAATGGAAGCTTTAGGTAAGCTTCGTACAGTTTTCAAGGAAAACGGAACGGTTACAGCCGGAAACGCCAGTGGACTCAATGATGGTGCTGCTGCCGTTATTGTAGCTTCTGAAGATGCTGTAAAGAAATACAAGCTAAAACCATTGGCAAGAATTGTCAGTTCGGCCGTGGTTGGCGTAGAGCCTCGCATCATGGGTATCGGTCCGGTGAAAGCTTCGAAAAAAGCCTTAAAAAAAGCAGGCTTGAGTCTGGATGACATTGGGCTTATTGAACTCAATGAAGCCTTCTCAGCCCAAAGTCTGGCTTGCACCCGAGAGTTGGGATTAGCAGATGATGATGAAAGAGTAAATCCTAATGGAGGAGCCATAGCCATCGGACATCCGCTGGGAGTTTCTGGCACACGTATCACCCACAGCCTTGCCCTCGAATTGCATGAGAAAGATGTCCAGTACGGATTGGCAACTATGTGTATAGGAGTTGGGCAGGGTTATGCCATCATTCTGGAAAAAGTGTAA